TTGTGCACAATCCTGTCGTTGGAAATATGATCTATTTGAAGATGGATTTAACTTCGAAGAGGCAGAGAAAAACGGTGCCAAGACATTGTTTGCTGAAGGAGACGAGCAATATACGATGTCTCCTAAGGATTTAAGCATGTTACCATATATTGCAGATATGATTGACGCTGGTGTCGATTCCCTAAAAGTGGAAGGCCGGATGAAGTCTATCCATTATGTAGCAACCGTTTCTCGTGCTTATCGCATGGCGATTGATTCTTACTTTGAAAATCCGAAAAACTTCAAGATCAAACAAGAATGGATCGACGAAGTGTACAAGGCTGCGCCACGTACGCTGTCTACTGGATTCTTTTACGGAAGCCCAAGCACACAAGAACAAATCTTTGGTGAACCAGATCATCCGATCCCTTACGATTTTGCCGGATTGGTTATGGACTATGATCCTGCTACAAGTATTGCAACTGTTCAAGTGCGCAACCACTTTAAAGTGGGCTCGAAGGTAGAATTCTTTGGACCAGATACATTCTTTGCACAACAAGTAGAACAAATTTGGCACCATGTCACTGATGAAACATTAGATGCAGCACGTCATCCAATGTCATTGGTCAAAATGAAGGTAAACCAACCGGTGAAACCTTATGACATGATGAGGAAGGAGCTATAGAATGGGTCGCCCCGTACTGATTGGGGTAGCCGGGGGAAGCGGGTCCGGTAAAACCACCGTTGCAAGAGAATTATACCGCCAGTTTAAAGACGAGAGTGTCTTGATGATTGAGCAGGATTCTTATTATAAGGATCAAAGCTACATGACAATGGATGAGCGTGTAAAAACAAATTACGACCATCCTTTTGCTTTTGATAATGATCTATTGCTAACACACCTCCATGAGCTACTCAACTATCGAGCAATCGAAAAACCGCAATATGATTTTAAGGAGCATACTAGAGCGGCAATGACGGTTAATGTCCAGCCAGCCGATGTTATTATCCTTGAAGGTATGTTGATCTTAGAAGACCAACGTATTCGCGACATGATGGATATTAAGGTGTTTGTTGATACAGACGCCGACGTTCGTATCGTGAGGCGTATTCAGCGTGATATTGAGGAGCGCGGACGCAGTTTAGACAGTGTTGTTCAACAGTACTTAAATGTTGTTCGTCCCATGCATTTGCAATTTATCGAACCCACAAAGCGCTATGCAAATATCATTATTCCAGAGGGTGGCTATAACAAGGTAGCACTTGATCTGCTCTCCACAAAAATACACAACATCTTACATGATAAGAACCAATGTTTTTTTGAATAGACATAGCTAATAAATGATTACAAAAGACTCATACCAGCTTACATGGTGTGGGTCTTTTTGGTTTGAAAAGGTGGCTGGAGGGAAATACTGGGGAGAAAAAGTGAAGGAGGTGAGAAAGAAAATGGATCTGCAAGCGCTTAATAAGCGGAGAAGCTTCCTTATCCTACTAATTATCAGTTTACTGTTCGGGGGATTATTAGTGAGGCTTTGGTGGATTCAGGTAGCAGCAGCCCATTCTTTTTCCCCTCATAATATTGATTTGGTTAAAGCGGCGGTTAAACAAAGACAGCAGGCCATTACATTAAATAGTGGACGAGGTGAAATCACAGATCGTCATGGAGAACCGCTTACGGGAGTAGAAAAAAGTGCACTCATTCTTTTTCCATTGGCTCGTGGTAATACAGAGGTAAATGAGAAGATCAGAAAAGTAGCGGAGATTGTGCAAAGTAGGGAGTCTGAAATCATGAAAATGATTCAGAAAGGAAAAAACCCGGCACCTTTGCGTGACTTCGCTGGAAATATCATTGAATTAAATGAAAAACAGATGAAGCAAATTAATGATTTAAAAATCCCAGGCATCTTATCCGTAGCAATGACGGAACGTTATGCTCCAACAGGTATTGCTAAACAAGTGATCGGGTATGTAAGTCAAAATCCTGAGCGAATTGCGCAATTATATGCAGATGATTTACGAAGTGGAAAAATGATGGCCGATACCCCGATTGGATCTTCTGGACTAGAACGAACGTTTGATCGTTTTTTGCAAGGAATGCAACCATCTATCCTCTCTTATTATGTAGATGGTCAAGGAAATCCCTTAAGTGGATTGGATACAAGATTTTCTATAGAGGATAATGCCTTTTATCCATTGACCGTGAAAACAACAGTGGATCGCCAAATCCAATCATATATGGAACAAGCAATGGATATGGCGGGAATAGAAGATGGGGCGGTCGTGGTGCTTGATGTGAAAAATAGTGATATCCTGGCAATGGCTTCTCGTCCAAAATTTGACCCAACGAAGGTGAATGTGGAAGAAGGAAAATGGAAAAATCAAGCATTAATTCAGATTTCACCAGGATCGGTTTATAAAACAGTCGTAGCTGCCGCTGCACTAGAGGATGGGGTTGTATCTCCTAGAGAAACCTTTACCTGTGAAGGCAGCTATGGAAAATATGGATTCTCCTGCTGGAAAAAAGAAGGTCATGGACACTTAACTATGCTGGAAGCCTTTGCGGAGTCATGTAATATTACTTTTGCTGAGATCGCCAAGCGTTTAGGTGGAGAACGAATTTTGAAACAAGCGGAGAAAATGGGGCTAACCAACCAAGTTGGGTGGCAGGTTGACCAATTGTATAAAATGGAAAATTTTAAGCAGCTAGATGGAGAAGAGAAAGGTCAAGTTTTTGCTAAAGGAGTATCGCCAAATGATGAGGGTGTTCTCATTCAGACAGCGATTGGTCAGCGCGATGTACAGGTTTCTCCTCTACAGACAGCAAATATGATGGCTATGATTGCTAGAGGTGGTAAAGCAAAGGAAGCTCGCCTCGTCTCAGAAATTGAATACCGGAATGGAAGTCGATTTTATGAGTTTCCGGAGAATGAGCTAGCTGGGGTAGGAGTGGACAAGGTTACTTCTCAAAAGCTTTCGCGTTTTCTACAAGAGGTTGTCCGAGAAGGTACGGGCAGCTCCTTGAAAGACCTGCCGTTATCTGTCGCTGGTAAAAGCGGAACCGCACAGGTCTTATATAAAGGAGAGCCTAAGGTGCATCAGTGGTTTGCTGGATTTGCTCCTGCTAATAGTCCTCGATACGCTATTGTAGTGGTAGCTAAAAACCAACAGATATCAGCGGCGAGCAAAGCGACTCAAGCATTTAAATTAGCTATCGAGCGGCTTGCGACGTTTGAACTTCGATCTTAGAAAAAGAACGAATTCCTCTGTCTAAGAAGTAAGCGCGAGCCATTAGCTGTTCCTGTCGGTTATATCCGACGATCAACATGATAGGGGAATTGGAACGATATTCATTTTTATTGCTTTTTTGAACGAACGTATTTTTGTCGGTTCGACTAGGCGTAAGACGCGGCATTGTATGACTGTGCCAATCGCCAATGTACTGTATTTTACTATTTGGTCGTGTTTTACGCCTAATGATACGGCGAAGATAAGGATCATCAAATAAAATGGAATGTTCCATCCGTAATGCATTAGGACCAGGCTCACTAGCAAATGTAATAATCCAACTAGTAGCATCTTGCTGATAACCTAAAAGAACCCCACCTGTTTCCAAATCAGGATATTCTCCAACCGCTCTTTGAATCTGGGACCATGCGGTTTCTGTAAGATATAAGGTTGACATCCCAAGACCTCCTTTCCAAAAATGACGGAAGTGTTAACTATCTTGCCAGTATATGTGAGAAGATGGGAGGACGTGTATTGGTCAAGTGACTATAGCTGAAAAACAAAAAAAGAGAAGAATAACAGGAAAAAATACACTGTTCTTTTATGTGAAAAGGTATAATCCCGTTTTTTTTACAGTTAGTAAGTAATTAGGCCTAAATTTTTTGGTGTATATTGACGATATAGATAATGCATAAGTCTGTTCAAATCACTGAAAACTGTGGGGGGCGATACCATTTGAATCACAGAAGCCTTTCGTTTCGTGCGATAGCTTTCATCTCCGTCATCATTCTTTTATTTGCCTCGGTTTCAATTGTCTTGTCGTACGATCGTCAGAAACAGATGTTTATTCAAGTAATTGCAGCGATTTCAAAAACAGTCGATACCCAGCTTGAGACATTATCTTCAGAAATAGATGCTGTTAAACGTCTGCTTGCTGACGATTCAAACACCTATTCGGGTTACACCAACGTCTTTATAAGTCTGTCCAATAAGTTGGATAATTCACTAAAAGCGGAATATATAACAGATGGATATCTATTTGCTCCAGACCTTATTGAAACAGATCAAAAGAGTCAGCTTAAAGTTATTTTAGCAAGTGATAAGCTTGTAGAGGCGGGCGTTAAGCCTAATACTGTTATCGACCTAAATCCATCACAGCTTATTGCGTATCAAACAGCATTGGACAAGGGAGAAAGTATTTCAAAAACCTTTATTACTGAAGACAGAGAGATTTTAACGGTATTTACCACAATTAAGAATCGTTCCGATCAAGTTTCAGCTGTACTAGCCATTAACTTTGATTATGATCTGATGCAAAAAGATCTTTTGCAAAGCTTACAATTTCCTGTATTGATAAGTTTATGTATGGGCGGTCTTTTACTTGGTGGTAGTATCTATGCCATTCGGCACACATTGAAACGCATTAAAGCTGTATCTGACCTATCTTTACAGACTGCACAAGGAGATCTCACTGTTCGTGTACCAGTAACTTCTAAGGATGAGATAGGGGTATTAGCAGAGAACTTTAATACGATGTTATGTAGCATTGAAGAGGTTGTGAAGGGGATTGATCGAACAACAGCAAGTATGGTTGATTCTTCAGAAAATCTCTTTGTCCACGCTGAACAGACAACGCAAGCCACGACGCAAATTTCTGCAGACATTCAACAGGTAGCAGCGGGTTCAGAAACCCAGATGCAAGGGGCTCTGGAAAGTGTACGTTCAATGGAAGAAATGGCAACAGGAATTCAGCGTATTGCGGAATCTGCTTCTCAAGTAGCAGAGGTAGCTGGAGAAGCAACAAAAGAAGCTGAGCAAGGGAATATAGTGATTCAAAATACGATCGGACAAATCAGAGCGTTAAGTCAGACCGTAAATGAAGCTGTAGTGGTTATTAATATTTTAAATGAAGTTTCTACTGAAATTGGACATATTACGGGTGCTATTACTACGATCTCTAATCAAACCAATCTACTTGCATTAAATGCAGCGATTGAAGCGGCACGTGCAGGTGAAAATGGAAAAGGCTTTGCTGTCGTAGCCAATGAAGTGCGTAAACTAGCTGAGCAATCAAAAGAATCATCGGATCAAATTAGATTGCTGGTACAAGGTATTCAGGAAGGTACGCAACAAGCAATGGATTCCATGACGAAAGGAGAAAGAGAAGTAGTAGAAACGGTGGGAGCTGTTGAACAGGCCGGACAAGCTTTTGAAAGAATTGTTTCTTCCATTCAAAACATTACGGGCCAAATTGAAGAAGTGTCCGCTTCCTCTGAAGAGATGTCAGCTAGTACAGAGGAGGTCACGGCAACCATCGAGCAGTTATCACAAATTGCTCAGGGAGCTACGCAATATACACAAAATGTGGCATCTTCCTCTCAGCAACAATTAGCTGCCATTGAAGAGGTTGCTACTTCTGCAAGTGAAGTGAATCGAACCGCAAAAGATTTACAGACAGCAGTT
This is a stretch of genomic DNA from Brevibacillus laterosporus DSM 25. It encodes these proteins:
- a CDS encoding peptidase U32 family protein, which translates into the protein MSTIITPNQTGLKSVIAKPELLAPAGNLEKLQFAIRYGADAVYIGGQVYSLRANADNFSYDEMREGVKFAHAHGAKVFVATNIIAHNEDLGGMAEYYQELQNIGIDAVIVADPALIQACKKAAPKIEVHLSTQASTTNWRSVQFWKDEGISRVVLAREVSMKEIYDIKSHVDVEIEAFIHGAMCIAYSGRCVLSNHMAMRDSNRGGCAQSCRWKYDLFEDGFNFEEAEKNGAKTLFAEGDEQYTMSPKDLSMLPYIADMIDAGVDSLKVEGRMKSIHYVATVSRAYRMAIDSYFENPKNFKIKQEWIDEVYKAAPRTLSTGFFYGSPSTQEQIFGEPDHPIPYDFAGLVMDYDPATSIATVQVRNHFKVGSKVEFFGPDTFFAQQVEQIWHHVTDETLDAARHPMSLVKMKVNQPVKPYDMMRKEL
- the udk gene encoding uridine kinase encodes the protein MGRPVLIGVAGGSGSGKTTVARELYRQFKDESVLMIEQDSYYKDQSYMTMDERVKTNYDHPFAFDNDLLLTHLHELLNYRAIEKPQYDFKEHTRAAMTVNVQPADVIILEGMLILEDQRIRDMMDIKVFVDTDADVRIVRRIQRDIEERGRSLDSVVQQYLNVVRPMHLQFIEPTKRYANIIIPEGGYNKVALDLLSTKIHNILHDKNQCFFE
- a CDS encoding peptidoglycan D,D-transpeptidase FtsI family protein, encoding MDLQALNKRRSFLILLIISLLFGGLLVRLWWIQVAAAHSFSPHNIDLVKAAVKQRQQAITLNSGRGEITDRHGEPLTGVEKSALILFPLARGNTEVNEKIRKVAEIVQSRESEIMKMIQKGKNPAPLRDFAGNIIELNEKQMKQINDLKIPGILSVAMTERYAPTGIAKQVIGYVSQNPERIAQLYADDLRSGKMMADTPIGSSGLERTFDRFLQGMQPSILSYYVDGQGNPLSGLDTRFSIEDNAFYPLTVKTTVDRQIQSYMEQAMDMAGIEDGAVVVLDVKNSDILAMASRPKFDPTKVNVEEGKWKNQALIQISPGSVYKTVVAAAALEDGVVSPRETFTCEGSYGKYGFSCWKKEGHGHLTMLEAFAESCNITFAEIAKRLGGERILKQAEKMGLTNQVGWQVDQLYKMENFKQLDGEEKGQVFAKGVSPNDEGVLIQTAIGQRDVQVSPLQTANMMAMIARGGKAKEARLVSEIEYRNGSRFYEFPENELAGVGVDKVTSQKLSRFLQEVVREGTGSSLKDLPLSVAGKSGTAQVLYKGEPKVHQWFAGFAPANSPRYAIVVVAKNQQISAASKATQAFKLAIERLATFELRS
- a CDS encoding Mov34/MPN/PAD-1 family protein, yielding MSTLYLTETAWSQIQRAVGEYPDLETGGVLLGYQQDATSWIITFASEPGPNALRMEHSILFDDPYLRRIIRRKTRPNSKIQYIGDWHSHTMPRLTPSRTDKNTFVQKSNKNEYRSNSPIMLIVGYNRQEQLMARAYFLDRGIRSFSKIEVQTSQAAR
- a CDS encoding methyl-accepting chemotaxis protein; its protein translation is MNHRSLSFRAIAFISVIILLFASVSIVLSYDRQKQMFIQVIAAISKTVDTQLETLSSEIDAVKRLLADDSNTYSGYTNVFISLSNKLDNSLKAEYITDGYLFAPDLIETDQKSQLKVILASDKLVEAGVKPNTVIDLNPSQLIAYQTALDKGESISKTFITEDREILTVFTTIKNRSDQVSAVLAINFDYDLMQKDLLQSLQFPVLISLCMGGLLLGGSIYAIRHTLKRIKAVSDLSLQTAQGDLTVRVPVTSKDEIGVLAENFNTMLCSIEEVVKGIDRTTASMVDSSENLFVHAEQTTQATTQISADIQQVAAGSETQMQGALESVRSMEEMATGIQRIAESASQVAEVAGEATKEAEQGNIVIQNTIGQIRALSQTVNEAVVVINILNEVSTEIGHITGAITTISNQTNLLALNAAIEAARAGENGKGFAVVANEVRKLAEQSKESSDQIRLLVQGIQEGTQQAMDSMTKGEREVVETVGAVEQAGQAFERIVSSIQNITGQIEEVSASSEEMSASTEEVTATIEQLSQIAQGATQYTQNVASSSQQQLAAIEEVATSASEVNRTAKDLQTAVEHFKVRKG